From the genome of Streptomyces sp. NBC_01116, one region includes:
- a CDS encoding glycine betaine/L-proline ABC transporter ATP-binding protein, whose protein sequence is MTGTKTFKATGNTGADENPVFSVRNLWKVFGPKADRIPGGEHAALPPAELRAATGCTAAVRDVSFDVRKGEVFVVMGLSGSGKSTLVRCLTRLIEPTSGTVAIDGEDVLAMDRSRLRELRRHRAAMVFQHFGLLPHRTVLDNVAYGLEIQGLSKAERRSKAAELVAKVGLAGLEDRRPSQLSGGQQQRVGLARALAVDPSVLLFDEPFSALDPLIRREMQDEVVRLHREEGRTMVFITHDLGEALRLGTRIALMRDGGIVQLGTPEEIVGSPADDYVREFVRDVPREQVLTVATAMRPALAGESERGPAVRPEATVSEAIEAVSRSGDPAARVMDAGRLVGVVDHACLLDVVAGTTGPGHATVSATGAPDTPAAPDAPDGSREVTF, encoded by the coding sequence ATGACCGGAACCAAGACTTTCAAGGCCACCGGGAACACCGGCGCCGACGAGAACCCCGTGTTCTCCGTACGCAACCTCTGGAAGGTCTTCGGCCCCAAGGCCGACCGGATCCCCGGCGGCGAGCACGCCGCACTCCCGCCCGCCGAACTGCGTGCCGCCACCGGCTGCACCGCCGCCGTGCGCGATGTCTCCTTCGACGTCCGCAAGGGCGAGGTCTTCGTCGTCATGGGCCTGTCGGGCTCCGGCAAGTCGACCCTCGTCCGCTGTCTGACCCGGCTGATCGAGCCCACCAGCGGCACCGTCGCCATCGACGGCGAGGACGTCCTCGCGATGGACCGCTCCCGGCTGCGCGAACTGCGCCGCCACCGCGCCGCGATGGTCTTCCAGCACTTCGGACTGCTGCCGCACCGCACGGTGTTGGACAACGTCGCCTACGGCCTGGAGATCCAGGGCCTGAGCAAGGCCGAACGCCGTTCCAAGGCGGCGGAGTTGGTGGCGAAGGTGGGCCTCGCCGGTCTGGAGGACCGCCGCCCGTCGCAGCTCTCCGGCGGCCAGCAGCAGCGCGTCGGGCTCGCCCGCGCGCTCGCCGTCGACCCGTCCGTCCTCCTCTTCGACGAGCCGTTCAGCGCGCTGGACCCGCTGATCCGCCGTGAGATGCAGGACGAGGTGGTCCGGCTGCACCGCGAGGAGGGCCGCACCATGGTCTTCATCACCCACGACCTCGGCGAGGCTCTGCGCCTGGGCACCCGGATCGCCCTGATGCGCGACGGCGGCATCGTCCAGCTCGGCACCCCCGAGGAGATCGTGGGCTCGCCCGCGGACGACTACGTGCGCGAGTTCGTCCGCGACGTGCCGCGCGAACAGGTCCTCACCGTCGCCACGGCCATGCGGCCCGCGCTCGCCGGGGAGAGCGAGCGCGGCCCGGCCGTACGCCCCGAGGCCACCGTCTCCGAGGCCATCGAAGCGGTCTCCCGCTCCGGCGACCCCGCCGCCCGGGTGATGGACGCCGGCCGGCTCGTCGGCGTCGTCGACCACGCGTGCCTGCTCGACGTCGTCGCGGGAACGACCGGACCCGGCCACGCGACCGTGTCCGCGACCGGCGCCCCGGACACCCCCGCCGCCCCCGACGCGCCGGACGGGTCCCGCGAGGTGACCTTCTGA
- a CDS encoding ABC transporter permease: protein MATAQATQARPATAGARRGPVAVLRDRPAAAKLLLLALVAVVVVPLVHGRWGGGVWPDALTADLSAPLGDVTDWIVSNRDSHPLFLYFLGHISNAVVLSVRGVYLVFLALGWAGVTVFAAAVAWRVAGIRLALTAAVSFLVCGLLGMWVPTMQTLALMVVAVLASVVLGLLLGLAAGLSDRVFRLLRPVLDTMQVLPAFAYLLPVVLVFGIGVPGAVLATVVYAAPPMARLTALGLRGADAGVMEAVASLGATGRQRLLSARLPLARKELLLGLNQTIMMALSMAVIASVIGAGGLGDRVYQALSSVDVGAALAAGIPIVLLAVVLDRTTEAAGRRIGAEPTGPALLRGWRGWSLAAVLTAAVAVAGRATDGRVWPEDVTVAIAGPVNTAKDWMVDHLYTGVPVVGGTADLAAHFTSGVLNPLRSGLTGLPWWSVLLIVAALAWTIGTWRTAATAVLAMAAIGVLGVWEPSMDTLSQVLAAVAVTLVIGFGVAIGAARSERLERLLRPVLDVFQTMPQFVYLIPVVALFGVGRAPAAAAAVIYALPAVIRITTQGLRGVDPAAMECARSLGATPGQQLRQVQIPLARPALLLAVNQAVVLVLAVVIIGGLVGSGALGYEVVLGLAQGDLATGLVAGAAIVCLGLMLDRVTQPTARRQRQES, encoded by the coding sequence ATGGCCACCGCCCAGGCCACCCAGGCCCGCCCCGCAACCGCGGGCGCGCGCCGGGGACCGGTGGCCGTACTCCGCGACCGCCCGGCAGCGGCCAAGCTGCTGCTGCTCGCCCTCGTCGCCGTCGTCGTGGTCCCCCTCGTGCACGGCCGCTGGGGAGGCGGCGTCTGGCCCGACGCGCTGACCGCCGACCTCTCCGCGCCGCTCGGCGACGTGACGGACTGGATCGTCTCCAACCGCGACAGCCACCCGCTGTTCCTCTACTTCCTCGGCCACATCAGCAACGCCGTCGTGCTCTCCGTACGCGGCGTCTACCTGGTCTTCCTCGCCCTCGGCTGGGCCGGCGTCACCGTGTTCGCCGCCGCCGTGGCCTGGCGCGTCGCGGGAATCCGGCTCGCCCTCACCGCGGCCGTCTCCTTCCTGGTCTGCGGGCTGCTCGGCATGTGGGTCCCGACCATGCAGACGCTCGCGCTGATGGTCGTCGCCGTCCTCGCCTCCGTCGTGCTCGGGCTGCTCCTCGGCCTCGCGGCCGGTCTGTCCGACCGTGTGTTCCGCCTCCTGCGCCCGGTGCTCGACACCATGCAGGTGCTGCCCGCCTTCGCGTATCTGCTCCCGGTGGTGCTGGTCTTCGGCATCGGCGTGCCCGGAGCCGTCCTCGCCACCGTCGTCTACGCGGCCCCGCCGATGGCGCGGCTCACCGCGCTCGGACTGCGCGGCGCGGACGCCGGCGTCATGGAGGCCGTCGCCTCGCTCGGCGCGACCGGACGGCAGCGGCTGCTGAGCGCCCGGCTCCCGCTGGCCCGCAAGGAACTCCTCCTCGGCCTGAACCAGACCATCATGATGGCCCTGTCGATGGCCGTCATCGCCTCCGTGATCGGCGCGGGCGGCCTCGGCGACCGCGTCTACCAGGCGCTGTCCTCCGTGGACGTCGGCGCGGCGCTCGCCGCGGGCATCCCGATCGTGCTGCTGGCCGTCGTGCTGGACCGTACGACGGAGGCGGCCGGCCGCCGCATCGGCGCCGAGCCCACCGGCCCGGCCCTGCTGCGCGGTTGGCGCGGCTGGTCCCTGGCCGCCGTGCTCACCGCGGCCGTCGCCGTCGCCGGGCGGGCCACCGACGGCCGGGTCTGGCCCGAGGACGTGACCGTGGCCATCGCCGGACCGGTCAACACCGCCAAGGACTGGATGGTCGACCACCTCTACACCGGCGTGCCCGTCGTCGGCGGCACCGCCGACCTCGCCGCCCACTTCACCAGCGGCGTCCTCAACCCGCTGCGCAGCGGGCTCACCGGCCTGCCCTGGTGGTCGGTGCTGCTGATCGTCGCCGCCCTCGCCTGGACCATCGGCACCTGGCGCACCGCCGCCACCGCCGTCCTCGCCATGGCCGCGATCGGCGTACTCGGCGTGTGGGAACCGTCCATGGACACCCTCAGCCAGGTGCTCGCCGCCGTCGCCGTCACCCTCGTCATCGGCTTCGGCGTCGCCATCGGCGCGGCCCGCAGCGAGCGCCTGGAAAGGCTGCTGCGACCGGTCCTGGACGTCTTCCAGACCATGCCGCAGTTCGTCTACCTGATCCCCGTCGTCGCCCTCTTCGGCGTCGGCCGCGCCCCCGCCGCCGCTGCCGCGGTCATCTACGCGCTGCCCGCCGTCATCCGCATCACCACCCAGGGGCTGCGGGGTGTCGACCCGGCGGCGATGGAGTGCGCCCGCTCGCTCGGCGCGACCCCGGGCCAGCAACTGCGCCAGGTCCAGATCCCGCTGGCCAGGCCCGCCCTGCTGCTCGCCGTCAACCAGGCGGTCGTCCTGGTCCTCGCCGTCGTCATCATCGGCGGACTCGTCGGATCGGGCGCCCTCGGCTACGAGGTGGTCCTCGGCCTCGCCCAGGGCGACCTGGCCACCGGCCTCGTCGCCGGAGCGGCGATCGTCTGCCTCGGCCTGATGCTCGACCGGGTCACCCAGCCCACCGCCCGCCGCCAGCGACAGGAGAGCTGA
- a CDS encoding ABC transporter substrate-binding protein produces the protein MNRSRTRLLVALASAGALLATAGCGAADMTKQASPFAAPAGVRTVTLSVQSWVGAQANVAVAEQLLKEKLGYRVDLVQTDEVPAWDALSQGRVDAILEDWGHPDQEKLYVDEKKTIVPGGDLGVTGHIGWYVPKYWADKHPDVTDWKNLDRYADELKTAESGGKGQLMDGSPSYVTNDVALVKNLDLDYKVVFAGSEAAQITQIQQFAKEKKPFLSYWYQPQWLFNEVPMVEVKLPEHTDACAAKDPADIDCAYPTTPLQKFLNADFAERGGEAAAFLKKFHWSEKDQNEVSEMIASQKLDPQEAAERWIERHPDVWKKWLPRD, from the coding sequence ATGAACCGCTCCCGCACCCGCCTGCTCGTGGCGCTCGCCTCGGCCGGGGCCCTGCTGGCCACGGCCGGCTGCGGCGCCGCCGACATGACCAAGCAGGCCTCCCCCTTCGCGGCCCCCGCCGGGGTCAGGACGGTCACCCTCTCGGTCCAGTCCTGGGTCGGCGCCCAGGCGAACGTCGCCGTGGCGGAGCAGCTCCTCAAGGAGAAGCTCGGCTACCGCGTCGACCTCGTCCAGACCGACGAGGTCCCCGCCTGGGACGCCCTCAGCCAGGGCCGGGTCGACGCGATCCTGGAGGACTGGGGCCACCCGGACCAGGAGAAGCTGTACGTCGACGAGAAGAAGACCATCGTCCCGGGCGGCGACCTCGGGGTCACCGGCCACATCGGCTGGTACGTCCCGAAGTACTGGGCCGACAAGCACCCCGACGTCACGGACTGGAAGAACCTCGACAGGTACGCGGATGAGCTGAAGACCGCCGAGAGCGGCGGCAAGGGCCAGTTGATGGACGGCTCGCCCTCCTACGTCACCAATGACGTGGCCCTGGTGAAGAACCTGGACCTGGACTACAAGGTGGTCTTCGCCGGCTCCGAGGCGGCCCAGATCACCCAGATCCAGCAGTTCGCCAAGGAGAAGAAGCCCTTCCTCAGCTACTGGTACCAACCGCAGTGGCTGTTCAACGAGGTGCCGATGGTCGAGGTGAAGCTCCCCGAGCACACCGACGCGTGCGCCGCCAAGGACCCGGCGGACATCGACTGCGCGTACCCGACGACACCGCTGCAGAAGTTCCTCAACGCCGACTTCGCCGAGCGCGGCGGCGAGGCGGCCGCGTTCCTCAAGAAGTTCCACTGGTCGGAGAAGGACCAGAACGAGGTCTCCGAGATGATCGCCTCGCAGAAGCTCGACCCCCAGGAGGCGGCGGAGCGCTGGATCGAGCGCCACCCGGACGTCTGGAAGAAGTGGCTTCCGCGGGACTGA
- a CDS encoding cytochrome P450: MSTQTGPARDTQPRGHAFTPGPKGLPLVGNLPQFGKDPLAFFELLRSHGNMVRWRFGRNRCVFLSDPSCIGELLTETEHTFDQPKLGIAFRTVLGNGMLVARGRDWRRKRSLVQPSVRPKQVTSYATTMADCAVELADRWADGQRIDVKREMSALTQKIAVRTIFGVDTPADSEAMGRAMDIAQMEIGKEFAGLGALLPDWVPTPGRARIRKAAAVIDAEVRRVVARHRDGEKERPDLLSRLLTAVDDSGTHLSDEEIRDEAVTLYIGGHETTSTTLVWAWYLLARNPRVRDALAEELDRVLGDREPGFEDYARLPYAQAVVKETLRLFPAIWLITGIAKEGATIGGLPVEEGTRVWSSQWATHRDARWFPEPEDFRPERWDAEDGDEIPEYAWFPFGGGPRVCIGTRFAMVESVLLLAVLARRFTVDVDPGEITPLTGLTLQPDRDVLATVRAR, from the coding sequence ATGTCCACGCAGACCGGCCCGGCACGCGACACCCAGCCTCGCGGCCACGCGTTCACGCCGGGGCCCAAGGGGCTGCCGCTCGTGGGGAATCTGCCGCAGTTCGGGAAGGACCCCCTCGCCTTCTTCGAACTCCTGCGCTCGCACGGGAACATGGTGCGCTGGAGGTTCGGACGCAACCGGTGCGTCTTCCTCTCCGATCCCTCCTGCATAGGCGAGTTGCTCACCGAGACCGAGCACACCTTCGACCAGCCGAAGCTCGGTATCGCGTTCCGTACGGTGCTGGGGAACGGGATGCTCGTGGCGCGGGGCCGGGACTGGCGGCGCAAGCGCTCGCTGGTGCAGCCCTCCGTGCGGCCCAAGCAGGTCACGTCGTACGCGACCACGATGGCGGACTGTGCGGTGGAGCTCGCGGACCGGTGGGCGGACGGCCAACGGATCGACGTCAAGCGGGAGATGTCCGCGCTGACCCAGAAGATCGCGGTCCGCACGATCTTCGGGGTGGACACCCCCGCGGACTCCGAGGCGATGGGGCGGGCGATGGACATCGCCCAGATGGAGATCGGCAAGGAGTTCGCCGGGCTGGGCGCACTGCTGCCGGACTGGGTGCCGACACCGGGCCGGGCGCGGATCAGGAAGGCCGCCGCCGTCATCGACGCCGAGGTGCGCCGGGTCGTCGCCCGGCACCGGGACGGCGAGAAGGAACGCCCCGATCTGCTCAGCCGGTTGCTCACCGCCGTGGACGACAGCGGGACGCACCTCAGCGACGAGGAGATCCGGGACGAGGCGGTCACGCTCTACATCGGCGGTCATGAGACGACGAGTACGACGCTGGTGTGGGCGTGGTACCTGCTGGCCCGCAACCCCCGCGTCCGCGACGCGCTCGCCGAGGAGCTGGACCGTGTGCTCGGCGACCGGGAGCCCGGCTTCGAGGACTACGCACGACTGCCCTACGCCCAGGCCGTGGTGAAGGAGACCCTGCGGCTGTTCCCGGCGATCTGGCTGATCACCGGTATCGCGAAGGAGGGGGCGACGATCGGCGGCCTGCCGGTCGAGGAGGGCACCCGGGTGTGGAGCAGCCAGTGGGCCACGCACCGCGACGCGCGCTGGTTCCCCGAGCCGGAGGATTTCCGGCCGGAACGCTGGGACGCCGAGGACGGCGACGAGATCCCGGAGTACGCGTGGTTCCCGTTCGGCGGCGGCCCCCGGGTCTGCATCGGCACGCGCTTCGCGATGGTGGAGTCCGTCCTCCTCCTCGCCGTGCTGGCCCGGCGTTTCACCGTGGACGTGGACCCCGGCGAGATCACGCCGCTGACGGGGCTGACGCTCCAGCCGGACCGGGACGTGCTGGCGACGGTCCGGGCGCGGTAG
- a CDS encoding GMC family oxidoreductase: protein MPSTPRGTAVPDGPAADYVIVGGGTAGSVIASRLTEDPDVTVTVIEGGPTDIDRDDVLTLRRWLGLLGGDLDYDYPTTEQPRGNSHIRHSRARVLGGCSSHNTLISFKPLPGDWDEWAEAGAEGWDAAAMDPYFAKLRNNIVPVDEKDRNAIARDFVDAAQQAAGVPRVDSFNSKPFHEGVGFFDLAYHPENNKRSSASVAYLHPHIEAGDRPNLRIMLETWAYRLEFEGTRATGVHVRTKDGEEILLHAAREVIVCAGAVDTPRLLLHSGIGPREDLAALGIDVRHDLPGVGENLLDHPESVIVWETDGPIPENSAMDSDAGLFVRRDPGSRGPDLMFHFYQIPFTDNPERLGYEKPEHGVSMTPNIPKPRSRGRLYLTSADPEVKPALDFRYFTDEDDHDGRTLVDGIKLAREIAATEPLAHWLKREVCPGPEVTSDEDISEYARKAAHTVYHPAGTCRMGAADDRAAVVDPQLRVRGLEGIRIADASVFPTMPAVNPMIGVLMVGEKCAELLADRARDTAPVTSTSTGGDVR from the coding sequence ATGCCTTCCACCCCCCGCGGCACCGCGGTCCCCGACGGCCCCGCGGCCGACTACGTGATCGTCGGCGGCGGCACCGCCGGATCGGTCATCGCCTCCCGGCTCACCGAGGACCCGGACGTCACCGTCACGGTCATCGAGGGCGGTCCCACCGACATCGACCGCGACGACGTGCTCACCCTGCGCCGCTGGCTCGGCCTGCTCGGCGGCGACCTCGACTACGACTACCCCACCACCGAGCAGCCGCGCGGCAACTCCCACATCCGGCACAGCCGGGCCCGGGTCCTCGGCGGCTGCTCCTCGCACAACACGCTGATCAGCTTCAAGCCGCTGCCCGGCGACTGGGACGAGTGGGCCGAGGCGGGCGCCGAGGGCTGGGACGCGGCCGCGATGGACCCGTACTTCGCCAAGCTGCGCAACAACATCGTCCCGGTCGACGAGAAGGACCGCAACGCCATCGCCCGCGACTTCGTCGACGCCGCCCAGCAGGCGGCCGGGGTCCCGCGCGTGGACAGCTTCAACAGCAAGCCGTTCCACGAGGGCGTCGGCTTCTTCGACCTCGCCTACCACCCCGAGAACAACAAGCGCTCCTCGGCCTCGGTGGCCTACCTCCACCCGCACATCGAGGCCGGAGACCGCCCCAACCTGCGGATCATGCTGGAGACCTGGGCGTACCGGCTGGAGTTCGAGGGCACCCGCGCCACCGGCGTACACGTGCGGACGAAGGACGGCGAGGAGATCCTGCTGCACGCCGCCCGCGAGGTCATCGTCTGCGCGGGCGCGGTGGACACGCCCCGGCTGCTGCTGCACTCCGGGATCGGTCCGCGCGAGGACCTGGCCGCACTCGGCATCGACGTGCGCCACGACCTGCCGGGCGTCGGCGAGAACCTGCTCGACCACCCCGAGTCCGTCATCGTCTGGGAGACCGACGGGCCCATCCCGGAGAACTCCGCGATGGACTCCGACGCGGGACTCTTCGTCCGCCGCGACCCCGGGTCCCGGGGGCCGGACCTGATGTTCCACTTCTACCAGATCCCCTTCACCGACAACCCGGAGCGGCTCGGCTACGAGAAGCCCGAGCACGGGGTGTCGATGACCCCGAACATCCCCAAGCCGCGCAGCCGGGGCCGCCTCTACCTCACGAGCGCCGACCCCGAGGTCAAGCCGGCCCTGGACTTCCGCTACTTCACCGACGAGGACGACCACGACGGCCGCACCCTCGTCGACGGCATCAAGCTCGCCCGGGAGATCGCGGCCACCGAACCGCTGGCCCACTGGCTGAAGCGCGAGGTCTGCCCCGGGCCCGAGGTCACCTCGGACGAGGACATCAGCGAGTACGCCCGCAAGGCCGCCCACACCGTCTACCACCCGGCCGGTACGTGCCGGATGGGCGCGGCCGACGACCGGGCGGCCGTCGTGGACCCCCAGTTGCGCGTCCGGGGCCTGGAAGGCATCCGGATCGCCGACGCCTCCGTCTTCCCGACCATGCCCGCCGTCAACCCGATGATCGGCGTCCTCATGGTCGGCGAGAAGTGCGCCGAACTCCTCGCGGACCGGGCGCGTGACACCGCGCCGGTCACCAGCACCAGCACCGGAGGCGATGTCCGATGA
- a CDS encoding aspartate:alanine exchanger family transporter, with protein MWQFFADNPWVAVFAVITLGALLGMVRFGPVRLGAAGVLFVGLLVGALDEDIAAAVPAGVSALGLALYVYTVGLESGPAFFRELRGQLPVMAGAVVALALTAAVVGFVGHGWFGIDGPFLAGGYAGIGTTTPGLAAAQDASEDPTQPAVGYAIGYPLAVVITIMFVSAIAARRHWTARRDPDSGLPATLVTRTVQVARDLRWADVPGVAAHRVLASAYRPADGATRVARELDRLSPGDQVVLVGGEADVRAATDALGSLAPRHLLDDRGAVDYRRVLLTNPDLAGHTVGELGLGEKYGALVSRVRRGDFDMLAHDGLLLQLDDRVRVVMPRERTGEVTTYLGDTEAKVSEVSAVSLGLGLTLGFLVGIPSLTLGSTTLALGTGAGPLVMGMVLGWRRRTGPLVWTLPTRANLTLRQIGLLLFLAVVGLTSGYSFRENAFSLFGLKLAAVLAIGAVVSYALMVLVAKALGQSRERTMGLLSGYVGNPAIVAYANSRASDSRINNGYSTLFALAILVKIVCIQLIVGL; from the coding sequence GTGTGGCAGTTCTTCGCGGACAACCCATGGGTGGCGGTGTTCGCCGTGATCACGCTCGGCGCGCTGCTCGGCATGGTGCGCTTCGGCCCGGTCCGGCTCGGCGCGGCCGGAGTCCTGTTCGTCGGCCTCCTCGTCGGGGCGCTCGACGAGGACATCGCCGCCGCCGTGCCGGCCGGGGTCTCGGCCCTGGGCCTGGCGCTGTACGTGTACACGGTCGGCCTGGAGTCGGGCCCCGCGTTCTTCCGTGAACTGCGCGGCCAGCTCCCGGTGATGGCCGGGGCCGTGGTGGCCCTGGCCCTCACCGCGGCGGTGGTCGGCTTCGTCGGACACGGCTGGTTCGGCATCGACGGGCCGTTCCTCGCGGGCGGGTACGCGGGCATCGGGACCACCACCCCGGGCCTCGCCGCCGCCCAGGACGCCTCCGAGGACCCGACGCAGCCCGCCGTGGGATACGCCATCGGCTACCCGCTCGCCGTCGTCATCACGATCATGTTCGTCTCGGCGATCGCGGCCCGCCGCCACTGGACCGCCCGCCGGGACCCCGACTCGGGCCTGCCGGCCACCCTCGTCACCCGTACGGTCCAGGTGGCCCGGGACCTGCGCTGGGCGGACGTGCCCGGCGTCGCCGCGCACCGGGTGCTGGCCAGCGCGTACCGCCCCGCCGACGGTGCGACCCGGGTCGCCCGGGAACTGGACCGCCTCTCCCCCGGCGACCAGGTCGTGCTGGTCGGCGGCGAGGCCGACGTACGGGCGGCGACGGACGCGCTCGGGTCCCTCGCCCCGCGCCATCTGCTGGACGACCGCGGTGCGGTGGACTACCGGCGGGTCCTGCTCACCAACCCGGACCTGGCCGGGCACACCGTCGGGGAGCTCGGGCTCGGCGAGAAGTACGGGGCGCTCGTCAGCCGGGTGCGGCGCGGCGACTTCGACATGCTCGCCCACGACGGCCTGCTGCTCCAGCTCGACGACCGGGTGCGGGTGGTCATGCCGCGCGAGCGGACGGGCGAGGTCACCACGTACCTGGGCGACACCGAGGCGAAGGTCAGCGAGGTCAGCGCGGTGAGCCTGGGCCTCGGTCTCACCCTGGGATTCCTCGTCGGCATCCCCTCCCTCACCCTGGGCTCCACCACCCTGGCCCTGGGCACCGGGGCCGGACCACTGGTGATGGGGATGGTCCTCGGCTGGCGCCGGCGCACCGGCCCGCTGGTGTGGACCCTGCCGACCCGCGCCAACCTCACCCTGCGCCAGATCGGGCTGCTGCTCTTCCTCGCCGTCGTGGGGCTCACCTCGGGCTACTCGTTCCGGGAGAACGCCTTCTCCCTCTTCGGGCTGAAGCTGGCGGCCGTGCTGGCGATCGGCGCGGTCGTCAGCTACGCCCTGATGGTGCTGGTCGCGAAGGCGCTGGGGCAGAGCCGGGAGCGGACCATGGGGCTGCTGTCGGGCTACGTCGGCAACCCGGCGATCGTGGCGTACGCCAACAGCCGGGCGAGCGACAGCCGGATCAACAACGGCTATTCGACGCTGTTCGCGCTCGCCATCCTGGTCAAGATCGTCTGCATCCAGCTGATCGTCGGCCTCTGA
- a CDS encoding TetR/AcrR family transcriptional regulator, protein MTEPAGGPPEPARTAGPAMPPGRRPGGRTARVRAQVLDAVRAELGEHGYEGLTMEGVAARAGVHRTTVYRRWEDVGGLLADVLDAAGEDDWAPSDTGSLRGDLTALNDEIQESLVVRPSIPQALMAASFRSARAAEAQQRLWEDRYARCEIIVGRAVDRGELPSHTDARRLLIASTAPLYHQLVLLRTAPDPRLPAQAATTTALAAAAGAFVRPAPDE, encoded by the coding sequence ATGACCGAACCGGCGGGCGGCCCGCCGGAGCCCGCCCGCACCGCCGGCCCCGCCATGCCGCCGGGCCGCAGGCCGGGTGGCCGCACCGCACGCGTCCGCGCCCAGGTGCTCGACGCGGTGCGCGCCGAGCTGGGCGAGCACGGTTACGAGGGGCTCACGATGGAGGGCGTCGCGGCCCGCGCCGGCGTCCACCGGACCACGGTCTACCGGCGCTGGGAGGATGTCGGAGGGCTGCTGGCCGATGTCCTCGACGCGGCGGGCGAGGACGACTGGGCGCCCTCGGACACGGGCTCGCTGCGTGGCGATCTGACGGCTCTCAACGACGAGATCCAGGAGTCGCTGGTCGTGCGGCCGTCGATCCCCCAGGCACTCATGGCCGCCTCGTTCCGCTCCGCGCGGGCCGCCGAGGCCCAGCAGCGGCTGTGGGAGGACCGGTACGCGCGCTGCGAGATCATCGTCGGGCGCGCCGTCGACCGCGGTGAACTCCCTTCGCACACCGACGCGCGGCGCCTGCTGATCGCCTCCACCGCGCCGCTGTACCACCAGTTGGTGCTGCTGCGGACCGCTCCCGATCCGCGGCTGCCCGCCCAGGCCGCGACCACGACGGCCCTGGCCGCCGCCGCCGGCGCGTTCGTCCGCCCGGCGCCGGACGAGTGA
- a CDS encoding VWA domain-containing protein: protein MITRKRLTTGVGIALATLAAGLGTAIPAAADEAPAAPSPKVELVLDVSGSMRTRDIDGQSRMAAAKQAFNDVLDAAPEEVHLGIRTLGADYPGEDRKVGCKDTRQLYPVGPLDRTEAKAAVATLAPTGFTPIGPALLGAADDLEGGDGSRRIVLITDGEDTCGPLDPCEVAREIAARGTHLVVDTLGLVPNAKIRQQLTCIAEATGGTYTAVQHKEELSGRVKQLVDRAAEPVVTPVATEGAGSCSAAPELKPGLYTDRAEIAQHRWYRVDVLPGQELRASASVAADRAVDDDYGVLLRAVTVHGREIVRGSEAGTGRTDVISSGLRYPKSDVADGDAGDGKPAAETVCLQLAHSFSAPASVKRSPGLPVELTVDLVDGPDDASDVAAFGLGRGWWLLGVLVLTGLVAGLLTGWISRWRVAVWRTN from the coding sequence ATGATCACTAGAAAACGGCTGACGACCGGGGTGGGCATAGCGCTCGCCACCCTGGCCGCCGGGCTCGGCACCGCGATCCCCGCCGCCGCCGACGAAGCCCCCGCCGCCCCCTCCCCCAAGGTCGAGCTGGTGCTCGACGTCAGCGGTTCGATGCGGACCCGCGACATCGACGGCCAGTCCCGGATGGCCGCGGCCAAGCAGGCGTTCAACGACGTGCTGGACGCGGCGCCCGAGGAGGTGCACCTCGGCATCCGGACGCTCGGCGCGGACTACCCGGGCGAGGACCGCAAGGTCGGCTGCAAGGACACCCGGCAGCTCTACCCGGTAGGCCCGCTGGACCGCACCGAGGCCAAGGCCGCGGTCGCCACCCTCGCTCCGACCGGCTTCACCCCGATCGGCCCGGCCCTGCTCGGCGCGGCCGACGACCTGGAGGGCGGGGACGGTTCGCGCCGGATCGTGCTCATCACGGACGGCGAGGACACCTGCGGGCCGCTCGACCCGTGCGAGGTGGCCCGGGAGATCGCCGCCCGCGGCACCCACCTGGTCGTGGACACGCTGGGCCTGGTGCCCAACGCCAAGATCCGCCAGCAGCTCACCTGCATCGCCGAGGCCACCGGCGGCACGTACACCGCCGTCCAGCACAAGGAAGAACTCTCGGGCCGGGTCAAGCAGTTGGTGGACCGGGCCGCCGAGCCCGTCGTCACTCCGGTGGCGACCGAGGGGGCCGGTAGCTGTTCCGCCGCGCCCGAGCTGAAGCCGGGTCTCTACACCGACCGCGCGGAGATCGCCCAGCACCGCTGGTACCGCGTCGACGTGCTGCCCGGTCAGGAGCTGCGCGCCTCGGCGAGCGTGGCGGCCGACCGCGCCGTGGACGACGACTACGGCGTGCTGCTGCGCGCGGTGACCGTGCACGGACGGGAGATCGTCCGGGGTTCCGAGGCCGGGACCGGCCGCACCGACGTGATCTCGTCCGGGCTGCGCTATCCGAAGTCCGACGTGGCGGACGGCGACGCCGGCGACGGCAAGCCCGCCGCCGAGACCGTCTGCCTCCAGCTCGCCCACTCCTTCTCCGCGCCCGCCTCGGTGAAGCGGTCGCCCGGTCTGCCGGTCGAGCTGACCGTGGACCTGGTGGACGGCCCGGACGACGCCTCGGACGTCGCTGCCTTCGGGCTCGGCCGCGGCTGGTGGCTGCTCGGCGTGCTCGTCCTGACCGGACTGGTCGCGGGCCTGCTGACCGGCTGGATCTCGCGCTGGCGCGTCGCCGTATGGAGGACCAACTGA